From Thermosinus carboxydivorans Nor1, the proteins below share one genomic window:
- a CDS encoding sensor histidine kinase — MLPECDRQAPDAEWAVWTWHLDDDVFVFGSGCSLVGGEILRADLLALLPPPEAARLNEHLDAAADGGSINIAFTAAGRRWRLRGQAAPPAAAGSRMVTGIIEATAADDKLGESDAAGAPAERQAAVNSWLAVVNNALTDLVKDAVLTVILTMVLEAAANIFRASGGQFILCGPDGPKVVAAADVAAGVQPEPSLVEQVCQSGSIRFDCGGDGGGVTVGIPVFDTAVNVHGIIVFYDCKLQHGEKSEAIYLMGQLAALVALIMKKVQLQAQLEQAQAKCHQAEAELQQQQRLVATVFESLPGYAFYRDVDGRYLLVNQQFAAALGLRPDEVIGRTIYELHEPARAQRYAAEDKQLIDGELSVWADEELIASGGRKLIVYMQKVPVRDEAGRVTGIIGLAVDITEHKQLEVKLTEALAAAEAANQAKDQFLAAMSHELRTPLNAIMGFSEVLLDQHFGPLNDKQQVYVNDILDSARHLLEIINDVLDLAKLNAGKTNFYPETVDIAKLLRQTLGIIKDRAAAKNIAVELAVDAGVPPQVQVDVRRFKQIMYNLLSNAVKFTPDGGAIKVECRDAGEWLEISVEDTGIGIAATHAEHIFEPFYQVSGNLTAKTPGTGLGLAITRQLVELHGGRIWLERSEPGQGSRFTFVLPVRQDGGECGVIVRER; from the coding sequence ATGTTGCCGGAATGCGACAGACAAGCGCCTGACGCGGAGTGGGCAGTATGGACATGGCATCTTGACGATGATGTGTTCGTTTTCGGATCAGGCTGCAGCCTGGTTGGCGGAGAAATCTTGCGCGCCGACCTGCTGGCGCTGCTGCCGCCGCCCGAGGCGGCGCGGCTCAATGAGCATCTGGATGCTGCCGCTGATGGCGGCAGCATCAATATTGCCTTTACCGCCGCCGGCCGCCGCTGGCGGCTGCGGGGACAGGCCGCGCCGCCAGCGGCGGCCGGCAGCAGAATGGTTACCGGAATTATTGAGGCCACGGCGGCGGACGACAAGCTGGGGGAAAGCGATGCGGCCGGGGCGCCGGCCGAACGCCAGGCGGCGGTAAATAGCTGGCTGGCAGTTGTGAACAATGCGCTGACCGATTTGGTAAAAGATGCGGTGCTAACCGTTATACTCACAATGGTTCTGGAGGCCGCCGCCAATATTTTTCGGGCCAGCGGCGGGCAGTTCATTCTCTGCGGTCCGGACGGGCCGAAGGTGGTGGCGGCAGCCGACGTGGCCGCCGGCGTCCAACCGGAACCCAGTCTGGTGGAGCAAGTGTGCCAGAGCGGCTCAATCCGGTTTGATTGCGGTGGCGACGGCGGCGGGGTAACGGTTGGCATTCCGGTCTTTGACACGGCTGTTAATGTACACGGCATAATTGTCTTTTATGATTGCAAACTTCAACATGGTGAAAAAAGCGAGGCTATTTACCTCATGGGCCAATTGGCAGCGCTGGTCGCGTTGATTATGAAAAAGGTGCAGCTGCAGGCGCAGTTGGAACAGGCGCAGGCTAAGTGCCACCAGGCGGAAGCCGAGCTGCAGCAGCAACAGCGGCTGGTGGCGACGGTGTTTGAAAGCCTGCCGGGCTATGCTTTTTACCGCGATGTTGACGGCCGCTATCTTCTTGTCAACCAGCAGTTTGCCGCGGCGCTGGGTCTGCGGCCGGACGAAGTGATCGGGCGGACTATTTATGAACTGCATGAGCCGGCGCGGGCGCAGCGGTATGCCGCCGAGGACAAGCAACTGATTGACGGCGAGCTGTCGGTATGGGCCGACGAGGAGTTGATTGCCAGCGGCGGCCGCAAGCTCATCGTGTATATGCAGAAAGTGCCGGTGCGGGACGAAGCTGGCAGGGTGACCGGCATTATCGGCCTGGCGGTGGACATTACCGAACATAAGCAGTTGGAAGTGAAGCTGACCGAGGCGCTGGCCGCAGCGGAAGCGGCTAATCAGGCCAAGGACCAGTTTCTGGCCGCCATGTCGCATGAGTTGCGCACGCCGCTCAATGCCATCATGGGGTTTTCCGAAGTCTTGCTGGACCAGCATTTCGGGCCCCTTAACGATAAACAGCAGGTCTATGTTAACGATATTCTAGACAGCGCGCGGCATTTATTGGAAATCATCAATGACGTGCTCGACCTGGCCAAACTTAATGCAGGGAAAACCAACTTCTATCCCGAAACGGTCGATATTGCGAAGCTGCTGCGCCAGACGCTGGGCATCATTAAAGACCGGGCGGCGGCCAAAAACATTGCGGTGGAACTGGCGGTGGACGCCGGCGTCCCGCCACAAGTCCAGGTGGATGTCCGCCGGTTCAAGCAGATCATGTACAACCTATTGTCCAATGCCGTAAAGTTCACGCCGGATGGCGGCGCTATCAAAGTGGAATGCCGCGATGCCGGCGAGTGGTTGGAAATAAGCGTGGAAGATACAGGCATCGGTATCGCCGCCACGCATGCCGAACACATTTTTGAACCGTTTTACCAGGTAAGCGGCAACCTGACGGCCAAGACACCTGGCACCGGCCTGGGACTGGCGATCACCCGCCAGCTTGTCGAGCTGCACGGCGGCCGTATCTGGCTTGAACGCAGCGAGCCGGGCCAGGGAAGCCGGTTTACTTTCGTGTTGCCGGTCAGGCAGGACGGCGGCGAGTGTGGGGTGATAGTTCGTGAACGCTAA
- the pflA gene encoding pyruvate formate-lyase-activating protein, producing MNGCKEVVMPTGICHSCEPCGAVDGQGIRYVLFLAGCALRCKFCHNPDTWQPTGRPVTVDAVLSDLARYEAFYRFSGGGVTVSGGEPLLQADFIAALFRACRKQGIHTTLDTAGFAAPAKLAQVLPYTDAVLFSIKTAIPDKHVWLTGRPPGPILENLRVATARVPVTVRYVVIPGLTDGAADLTALAALLHGLPRLVAVELLPYHTLGRAKWEGLGRRYPLDGIAGARREHMLAVQAALTAQGIKVIEAEY from the coding sequence ATGAACGGTTGTAAGGAGGTAGTCATGCCGACCGGCATCTGCCATTCCTGTGAACCATGCGGCGCCGTCGACGGACAGGGTATCCGCTATGTCCTGTTTCTCGCCGGCTGCGCCTTGCGCTGTAAATTCTGTCATAACCCCGATACATGGCAGCCGACCGGCCGGCCGGTCACCGTTGACGCGGTGCTGTCCGACCTGGCCCGGTATGAGGCGTTTTACCGCTTTTCCGGGGGCGGGGTGACGGTGAGCGGCGGCGAGCCGCTCTTGCAGGCCGACTTTATAGCCGCTCTGTTTCGCGCCTGCCGCAAGCAAGGTATTCATACCACGCTGGATACAGCCGGTTTTGCGGCGCCGGCCAAGCTGGCGCAGGTGCTGCCCTATACCGACGCCGTCTTGTTCAGTATTAAGACGGCCATCCCGGACAAGCATGTGTGGCTTACCGGGAGGCCGCCGGGACCAATTCTGGAAAATTTGCGCGTTGCCACCGCCCGCGTACCGGTGACGGTGCGGTATGTCGTCATCCCCGGTTTAACCGACGGGGCGGCTGATTTAACGGCGTTGGCCGCCTTGCTGCATGGCCTGCCGCGGCTCGTCGCCGTGGAACTTTTGCCCTATCATACCCTTGGCCGGGCCAAATGGGAGGGCCTTGGTCGCCGCTATCCTTTGGACGGCATCGCGGGCGCCCGGCGCGAGCATATGCTTGCCGTGCAGGCAGCCTTAACAGCGCAAGGAATTAAGGTAATCGAGGCAGAATACTAA
- a CDS encoding HD-GYP domain-containing protein: MIAAAAARVGAFLETARHSVWGVHLGALVGYAGWVYSHSLNVALLAIMIGERLGLDRQAGQALGLGALLHDIGMVLVPPEVLNRPGRLRAEEWLLVRQHPRVGCDMLRPLAMEDSVLTIIAQHHERYDGSGYPAGIRGSEISLLAGIVAIADAFDAVTSERSYRLRLEPRQAFALIKKEQHLFLPEAVAGLERVLPPAWHSASGGQEE, encoded by the coding sequence TTGATCGCGGCCGCGGCGGCGCGGGTAGGAGCGTTTCTCGAAACCGCCCGCCACAGCGTTTGGGGCGTACACTTGGGCGCGCTGGTCGGGTATGCCGGCTGGGTTTATTCCCATTCTTTGAATGTGGCGCTCTTGGCGATAATGATTGGCGAAAGACTGGGGCTGGACAGGCAGGCTGGTCAGGCGCTCGGGCTTGGCGCGCTGCTCCATGACATAGGCATGGTGCTGGTGCCGCCGGAAGTTCTCAACCGACCTGGCCGGCTGCGGGCCGAGGAGTGGCTGCTGGTAAGGCAGCATCCCCGCGTCGGCTGCGACATGCTCAGACCGCTGGCGATGGAAGACTCGGTCTTGACAATTATTGCCCAGCATCATGAGCGCTACGATGGCAGCGGGTATCCGGCCGGGATACGGGGAAGCGAGATCAGCTTGCTGGCCGGTATCGTGGCAATTGCCGATGCCTTTGACGCCGTGACGTCGGAGCGGAGCTATCGACTCAGGCTGGAACCACGCCAGGCCTTTGCACTGATAAAAAAGGAGCAGCACCTGTTTTTGCCGGAAGCGGTGGCGGGGCTGGAGAGAGTCCTGCCACCTGCCTGGCATAGTGCGTCAGGCGGGCAAGAAGAATAG
- a CDS encoding HD domain-containing phosphohydrolase produces MNAKAKILVIEDDARSARLMEALLMPAGYEVQTVGSGAEGLAAIETFKPHLVLLDIMLPDIDGFEVLRRLKAEPAGQAVPVVMVTALADAKSRARGFELGADDFIIKPVEKIELYARVRSLLRIKAYYDQLQEQNQRLAAEVAERTRELEQALEQVRHASLETIYRLCRAAEYRDEDTGQHLRRISHYVAAIARQLGLDAKTCDLLHHAAPLHDVGKIAIPDHILQKPGPLNEYERQLMQQHTVIGARILEGSELELIETGRIIALSHHERWDGAGYPYGLAGEAIPLAGRIVAVADVFDALRQRRPYKQPLPLEQVLVIMRQERGRHFDPAVVDAFLAILPEIREIEGRYSELLPDDRLA; encoded by the coding sequence GTGAACGCTAAAGCGAAAATCCTGGTAATCGAAGATGACGCGCGCAGCGCCCGCCTGATGGAAGCCCTCCTTATGCCGGCCGGCTACGAAGTGCAGACAGTCGGCAGCGGTGCCGAAGGGCTGGCGGCAATAGAGACGTTTAAACCCCATTTGGTTCTCCTCGACATCATGCTGCCGGACATCGACGGGTTCGAAGTGCTGCGCCGGCTGAAGGCCGAACCGGCCGGGCAGGCCGTGCCGGTAGTGATGGTAACCGCCCTGGCGGATGCCAAGAGCCGGGCCCGCGGGTTTGAGCTGGGGGCGGATGATTTTATTATCAAGCCGGTCGAGAAAATCGAGTTGTATGCCCGGGTGCGGTCGCTGCTGCGCATTAAGGCGTATTATGACCAGCTGCAGGAGCAAAACCAGCGACTGGCTGCCGAGGTCGCCGAACGCACCCGCGAGCTGGAGCAGGCGCTGGAACAGGTGAGACATGCGTCGCTTGAAACTATTTACCGGTTGTGCCGGGCGGCCGAGTACCGCGATGAAGACACCGGCCAGCACCTGCGGCGCATCAGCCACTATGTCGCCGCGATCGCGCGGCAGCTCGGCCTTGATGCTAAGACCTGCGACCTGCTGCATCACGCCGCGCCGCTGCATGATGTCGGCAAAATCGCCATTCCCGACCATATCCTGCAGAAACCCGGGCCGCTTAATGAATACGAGCGGCAGCTGATGCAGCAGCACACCGTCATCGGCGCCCGCATCCTGGAAGGGTCGGAACTGGAGCTGATTGAGACCGGGCGGATTATCGCCTTGTCCCACCACGAGCGGTGGGACGGCGCGGGTTATCCCTATGGTCTGGCCGGCGAGGCCATTCCCCTGGCCGGGCGCATTGTTGCCGTCGCTGATGTTTTTGACGCCTTGCGGCAGCGGCGGCCCTACAAGCAGCCGCTGCCGCTCGAGCAGGTGCTGGTCATCATGCGGCAGGAGCGGGGCCGGCATTTTGACCCGGCAGTAGTGGACGCATTTTTGGCCATATTGCCGGAAATTCGCGAGATTGAAGGGCGTTACAGCGAACTGTTGCCGGATGACCGGCTGGCATGA
- a CDS encoding response regulator, protein MAKVLIVDDSGFSRRILRRILEGAGHEVIEADNGMAALETYFVNKPDLVMLDLTMDGMYGLEVLERIKALDSAARIIIASADIQELTRQMALKAGAAAVVNKPFTPDKVMTVVSEVLGR, encoded by the coding sequence ATGGCTAAGGTATTGATAGTTGATGATTCAGGCTTTTCGCGACGTATTCTCCGCCGTATTCTAGAAGGAGCGGGGCATGAGGTAATTGAGGCGGATAACGGCATGGCGGCCCTGGAGACGTATTTCGTCAATAAGCCGGATTTGGTAATGCTTGATTTGACGATGGACGGCATGTACGGCCTCGAGGTGCTGGAACGGATTAAGGCGCTGGATAGTGCGGCTCGGATAATTATCGCCAGTGCCGATATTCAGGAGTTGACGCGCCAAATGGCGCTTAAAGCCGGCGCCGCGGCCGTGGTTAATAAGCCGTTTACGCCTGACAAGGTTATGACGGTGGTCAGCGAGGTCCTGGGGAGGTGA
- the ychF gene encoding redox-regulated ATPase YchF, whose translation MSTNLEVGIVGLPNVGKSTLFNAITKAGAEAANYPFCTIEPNVGVVEVPDERLWTLAEMYKPRKTTPTAMRFVDIAGLVKGASQGEGLGNKFLSHIRQVDAVAQVVRCFADANITHVEGALDPLRDIEIINTELCLADLETVAKRFERTQKMAKAGDKKAQSEFAVLERLRTGLGEGQPARRLGLSEEEQALVRDLNLLTLKPVLFVANVSEDDVAAPDANPYVQAVKQYAAGEGAEVIAVSAKLEAEIAELPDEEAKQFLVELGLAESGLDKLIKAGYKLLGLITFFTAGEQEVRAWTIRQGTKAPQAAGKIHSDIERGFIRAEVVSYTDLMAAGSYGAAREKGLIRLEGKDYVMQDGDVVYFRFNV comes from the coding sequence ATGAGCACCAATTTGGAAGTAGGTATTGTTGGGCTGCCCAACGTGGGCAAGAGCACTTTGTTCAACGCCATTACCAAGGCAGGGGCGGAAGCGGCCAATTACCCCTTTTGCACCATTGAACCCAACGTGGGTGTGGTGGAAGTGCCGGACGAGCGGCTGTGGACGCTGGCCGAGATGTATAAGCCGCGCAAGACAACACCAACCGCCATGCGGTTTGTCGACATCGCCGGTCTGGTCAAGGGTGCATCCCAGGGTGAGGGGCTTGGCAACAAGTTTTTGTCCCACATCCGTCAGGTCGATGCCGTGGCTCAGGTGGTACGCTGCTTTGCCGATGCCAACATCACCCATGTCGAAGGAGCGCTTGACCCCTTGCGCGATATTGAGATTATCAACACCGAGCTGTGCCTTGCCGACCTGGAGACGGTGGCAAAACGATTTGAGCGCACACAAAAAATGGCCAAAGCCGGTGATAAAAAAGCCCAGAGCGAGTTTGCCGTCCTTGAGCGCCTGCGGACCGGGCTGGGTGAGGGCCAGCCGGCGCGACGGCTGGGCTTAAGCGAAGAAGAACAGGCGTTGGTGCGCGATCTCAACTTGCTCACCCTCAAACCGGTGCTATTTGTCGCCAATGTTAGCGAAGACGATGTAGCCGCTCCGGACGCCAACCCCTATGTGCAGGCGGTTAAACAGTATGCCGCCGGGGAAGGGGCAGAGGTGATCGCCGTTTCGGCCAAACTCGAGGCGGAAATTGCCGAGCTGCCCGACGAGGAAGCCAAACAGTTTCTGGTCGAGCTGGGCCTTGCCGAGTCGGGGTTGGACAAGCTCATTAAGGCCGGGTATAAGCTGCTGGGCCTTATCACCTTTTTCACCGCCGGCGAACAGGAAGTGCGGGCGTGGACCATCCGGCAGGGCACCAAGGCGCCGCAGGCGGCCGGCAAAATTCATAGCGATATCGAGCGCGGCTTTATCCGGGCCGAGGTAGTGTCTTATACCGACCTCATGGCCGCTGGCAGCTACGGCGCGGCCCGAGAAAAGGGCCTCATCCGCCTGGAAGGTAAAGACTACGTGATGCAGGACGGCGACGTGGTCTATTTCCGGTTCAACGTGTAA